One Salarias fasciatus chromosome 9, fSalaFa1.1, whole genome shotgun sequence DNA segment encodes these proteins:
- the kiaa1217 gene encoding sickle tail protein homolog isoform X3 — translation MSECDAPTGFTRGSRVRASLPVVRSTNQTKDRSLGVLYLQYGDETKQIRMPNEITSIDTIRALFVSAFPQQLTMKMLESPSVAVYVKDDMRNMYYELADVRNITDHSCLKVYHKDPAQAFSHGPRPANGDARMHNEMAHAVRDGQHPLRHPPMGPPPHHPMQGVLPPSPHSMPPSPSRIPFGPRQGPVPGSATMPRERLASANPPPRSISPCPSAILERRDVKPDEDMGGKSHSLSRGNEGLYADPYLLQEGRMGMAAAHGPHPGPGLDGPDHGLGGFHRASIRSTSSYSGPSPTDTIDHPSLYRQKSRNSQLPTLGSKTPPPSPHRMTEVRMIDLHGGPPHGVPPHGVPPHGVPPHGVPMERSSPVRQSFRKEEVAGTKPRNNMGSPVVPDLQGHVQGPIPAAGDHQTRERMKAMEQQIASLTGLVQHALLKGPNTSGAKEPPSERPPKTSSPAHSTHSSGGSPVLAPKNTAAPTEKSSVPLKVNLLQFRKNVSDLRMQLHQMRQLQLQNQEALRVQLKRAEQEISIKLAESVRRLEDPAQKQRHLVEEDRHKYLGLEECVLTQLGELEQYVGALQNDSAATHRAVTLKDVEEGAVTLRKVGESLAGLKGEFPALQTRMRAVLRVEVEAVKFLKEEPHKLDSMLKRVKSLTDTLSSLRRSATELSQKGVDPSINASLESSSAAAGGETHAETPSAPIQPGSASASAPPEPQSSTIRSEVMPSSPVVIHHVQSAPVHMQQSQQSAALTAQPSPPLTPSPTQVSSPNVSKSQGRESPKGAASNPQSPTRLKKTQGNSVNNGNGTASQGLVIEELQNSQDKSKNRAMSIEAAEKEWEERRQNMGQYDGKEFEKYLQEAQANLMKGIPNLEVEENAAPPPDTVVQQQEVHNPGDTPSVEPQSPSEKQAKKVPEKLPKPVMEKPAKPAADKPPKTANKPAASDSLVRQGSDKARKSPPPPPPPRKTYPSSGMTTTRSGEVVFTSRKDSVSAQEGEEEPQPPSPQPKTTKVTPEVKAKPATPPPVTASVTREEEDEGDKIMAELQVFQKCTVKDVGLKNLVEPATRIEPQIRELRSGALLPLKEKKQSSEPIREDKQPDTDENGNTTVRQSQGVIYYVTGKIPQPPSSETVETPEHREPPQPQTQVSNVNANDDSSSQEQQQQQQQQQKQLPPSPPPKSPVTPPPISPKPVGLNGFKLPKKQVKRSESLKTGAELQKGKVLNIVNTEKKSKITQEQLTSGKNIPPDSVVTVTTTAAKEAPKKLKKTSQQNTEPQRANSEDSDDGAGLSPDLPGDEAPPPPDNVAFMITNTKVQPLSCGEYQELVNAKKGSVQTVTVGNAATRGNTAADATGPQDNGFNKKPVIIIFDEPMDIRSAYKRLSTIFECEEELDRMLSEERIDEESEESDTEQRGGLHLKAEGGEAVDGSKGSGSQGTLSLSSSSMSDNGGHEESNSDAKQDGKKKFKFKFPKKQLAALTQAIRTGTKSGKKTLQVVVYEDEEESDGTIKQHKEAKRFEIARSKSLAEAPRGAGSAAMKRQNSEAVCRTDEIRKNTYKTLDSLEQTIKQLETTITEMGPRSPDEPISTEESRAGNGKGSEGVGLKRSSSLPTSRGPGLKGPSKNALQKKNKPQLLPRPVVVPTTSSTTNTVPSVPSTVQQNTSVASPTSRMPVPLSAKSRQSPGTTDKAGKQQKLQDAQRQFRQANGSAKRVGGDHKTTSPTLPTSKIPAFYPSSAKGSSQSAQNSDATNPINPSSSSSSATKSSTLSSHAPRSGSSSSSSSSSSSHIPSLSNGSLKLPTPSQHTGKALSFSSQTQNGRVHSSSSSSSFSSSSSSSSPSPLSPTPLGQGGKSIRTIHTPSFTSYRSHNGSSGKSCIPTATAAKDST, via the exons GAACATCACGGACCACTCCTGCCTGAAGGTGTACCACAAAGACCCTGCACAGGCGTTCAGCCACGGACCGCGACCCGCCAATGGCGACGCCAGG aTGCACAACGAAATGGCACATGCTGTCCGAGATGGCCAGCACCCTCTCAGACATCCCCCCATGGGTCCGCCGCCGCACCACCCCATGCAGGGAGTGCTTCCCCCAAGTCCGCACTCCATGCCCCCTTCCCCCTCCAGAATACCGTTTGGGCCGCGGCAGGGGCCCGTACCTGGGAGCGCCACCATGCCAAGGGAACGGCTGGCCAGCGCCAACCCCCCACCTCGCTCCATCTCGCCCTGTCCCAGCGCCATCTTGGAGCGGAGGGACGTCAAGCCAGACGAAGACATGGGCGGAAAGAGCCACAGTCTGTCACGGGGAAACGAAGGGTTGTATGCTGATCCCTACCTCCTACAGGAGGGGCGAATGGGCATGGCTGCGGCTCACGGACCACATCCCGGCCCTGGGCTCGACGGTCCAGATCATGGCCTTGGTGGATTTCATCGTGCGTCCATACGCTCTACCAGCTCGTACAGTGGTCCCAGCCCCACTGACACTATCGATCACCCTTCACTGTACCGACAGAAGTCTCGAAACAGCCAGCTGCCCACGTTGGGCTCCAAAACTCCTCCCCCGTCCCCTCACAGGATGACTGAGGTACGGATGATTGACCTCCATGGCGGGCCTCCCCATGGCGTGCCTCCCCATGGCGTGCCTCCCCATGGCGTGCCACCTCATGGCGTCCCCATGGAGAGAAGCTCGCCTGTGCGCCAGTCATTCAGGAAAGAGGAAGTAGCGGGGACTAAGCCCAGAAACAACATGGGATCACCGGTCGTTCCAGACCTCCAGGGTCACGTCCAGGGGCCCATCCCAGCTGCTGGTGACCATCAGACGCG AGAGCGAATGAAGGCTATGGAGCAACAGATTGCCAGCTTGACTGGTCTTGTTCAGCATGCACTTTTAAAGGGCCCAAACACTAGTGGCGCCAAGGAGCCTCCAAG CGAGAGACCGCCGAAGACATCATCTCCAGCTCACAGCACACACAGCTCAG GTGGTTCTCCGGTCTTGGCTCCCAAGAATACTGCAGCCCCAACAGAGAAGAGCTCAGTTCCTCTGAAAGTCAACCTCCTGCAGTTCAGGAAGAATGTTTCTGACCTCAGGATGCAACTCCATCAGATGAGACAGCTGCAG CTCCAGAACCAGGAGGCATTACGGGTGCAGCTGAAGCGAGCGGAGCAGGAAATCAGTATTAAACTTGCAGAGTCTGTGCGTCGTCTGGAGGACCCTGCGCAGAAGCAGAGACATTTGGTTGAGGAGGACAGGCACAAGTACCTGGGTCTGGAAGAGTGTGTCCTCACACAACTTGG TGAGTTGGAGCAGTACGTGGGCGCTCTGCAGAACGACTCCGCAGCCACACATCGAGCGGTCACCCTCAAGGATGTGGAAGAGGGAGCGGTAACTCTGAGGAAGGTGGGAGAATCTCTGGCAGGGCTCAAAG GAGAGTTTCCGGCCCTGCAGACCAGAATGAGGGCTGTGCTCAGGGTGGAAGTGGAGGCCGTCAAGTTTTTGAAGGAGGAGCCTCATAAACTGGACAGCATGCTGAAAAGGGTCAAAAGCCTGACTGACACGCTCAGCAGTCTGAGAAG AAGTGCAACAGAGCTCTCTCAGAAAGGCGTTGATCCTTCCATAAATGCCTCCCTGGAAAGCAGCtccgctgcagcaggaggagagacacATGCAGAGACTCCCTCAGCGCCCATCCAGCCCGGCTCGGCCTCGGCCTCGGCTCCGCCGGAGCCTCAGAGCTCCACCATCAGGTCCGAGGTGATGCCTTCCTCCCCAGTGGTCATCCATCATGTCCAGAGCGCCCCGGTCCACATGCAGCAGTCCCAGCAGTCCGCGGCCTTAACAGCTCAGCCGAGTCCCCCGCTCACCCCCAGCCCCACTCAGGTCTCCAGTCCCAACGTGAGCAAGAGCCAAGGCCGGGAGTCTCCGAAAGGGGCCGCCTCTAATCCACAGAGTCCCACCCGACTTAAGAAGACTCAGGGGAACTCGGTGAATAATGGGAACGGCACTGCCAGCCAGGGCCTCGTCATAGAGGAGCTCCAGAACAGTCAGGACAAGAGCAAAAACAGAGCTATGTCCATCGAG GCAGCAGAGAAGGAGTGGGAAGAGAGGAGACAAAACATGGGCCAATATGACGGAAAAGAGTTTGAGAAGTATCTCCAGGAGGCCCAAGCTAATTTGATGAAGGGAATTCCAAACCTAGAGGTGGAGGAAAATGCAGCACCACCTCCTGACACTGTTGTacaacaacaggaagtccacaacCCTGGCGACACACCATCTG TGGAGCCCCAGTCACCCTCCGAGAAACAAGCCAAGAAAGTTCCAGAGAAACTCCCGAAGCCTGTGATGGAGAAACCTGCCAAGCCAGCAGCGGACAAACCCCCCAAAACTGCCAACAAGCCAGCAGCCTCTGACAGTTTGGTCAGGCAGGGGTCAGATAAGGCCAGAAAGTCCCCaccacctccgcctcctccgaggaAAACCTACCCCAGCTCAGGCATGACCACAACGCGGTCCGGTGAGGTGGTGTTTACCAGCAGGAAGGACTCCGTCTCGGCTCAG GAGGGTGAAGAGGAGCCCCAGCCTCCCTCCCCTCAGCCCAAGACCACGAAGGTCACACCGGAGGTCAAGGCGAAGCCCGCCACTCCTCCGCCTGTCACTGCCTCGGtcaccagagaagaagaggatgaaggCGACAAGATCATGGCAGAGCTCCAG GTATTCCAGAAGTGCACAGTTAAGGATGTAGGGCTGAAAAATTTGGTAGAGCCCGCCACTCGAATTGAACCACAAATCAGAGAGCTAAGATCAGGGGCTCTATTGCCTCTCAAAGAGAAAAAG CAGAGCTCAGAGCCCATTCGAGAGGATAAACAGCCCGACACTGATGAAAATGGGAACACTACTGTACGACAGAGCCAAGGG GTCATTTACTACGTGACTGGCAAGATCCCCCAACCTCCCTCATCAGAAACTGTGGAGACCCCCGAGCACAGAGAGCCCCCACAGCCTCAAACACAGGTGTCAAATGTCAATGCTAATGACGATTCTTCAAgccaggaacagcagcagcagcagcagcagcagcaaaagcAGCTGCCTCCGTCTCCACCGCCCAAATCACCAGTTACACCTCCGCCAATATCGCCTAAACCTGTGGGACTCAATGGATTCAAACTTCCCAAGAAGCAAGTGAAACGCTCTGAATCCTTGAAGACCGGCGCAGAACTGCAAAAAGGAAAAGTCCTCAACATAgtaaacactgaaaagaaaagtaaaatcaCACAAGAGCAGCTCACTTCTGGTAAGAATATTCCACCTGATTCAGTGGTGACTGTGACAACCACTGCCGCAAAAGAAGCAcctaaaaagctgaaaaagacttctcaacaaaacactgagccACAAAGAGCTAACTCCGAGGACAGTGACGACGGGGCTGGTCTTAGTCCCGATTTACCCGGAGATGAAGCCCCTCCACCACCAGACAATGTTGCTTTTATGATCACTAACACCAAGGTTCAGCCTCTGTCTTGTGGCGAGTACCAAGAACTGGTCAATGCCAAGAAAGGAAGCGTCCAGACGGTTACCGTCGGCAACGCAGCAACCCGGGGAAACACCGCCGCCGATGCCACAGGGCCGCAGGATAATGGCTTCAACAAGAAGCCCGTCATCATCATCTTTGACGAGCCGATGGATATCCGCTCAGCTTACAAGCGACTGTCCACCATTTTTGAGtgcgaggaggagctggacaggatGCTTTCAGAAGAGCGCATCgacgaggagagcgaggagtCCGACACGGAGCAGAGGGGTGGGCTCCATCTGAAAGCTGAAGGCGGCGAGGCAGTCGATGGCAGCAAAGGTAGCGGCTCGCAAGGAACTTTATCCTTGTCATCGTCTTCGATGTCTGACAACGGAGGACACGAGGAGTCAAATAGCGACGCCAAGCAGGACGGGAAgaaaaagttcaaatttaaGTTTCCCAAAAAACAGCTGGCGGCGCTGACACAGGCAATCCGCACCGGCACCAAGTCTGGAAAGAAGACTCTACAGGTTGTCGTGTACGAAGACGAGGAGGAATCTGATGGTACAATCAAGCAGCACAAAGAAGCAAAAAGATTTGAGATTGCACGTTCAAAATCTTTGGCGGAGGCCCCCAGAGGTGCTGGCAGCGCCGCAATGAAAAGACAGAATTCTGAGGCGGTCTGCAGAACGGATGAGATTCGTAAAAATACCTACAAGACACTGGATAGCCTGGAGCAGACCATTAAGCAGCTGGAGACGACTATTACCGAGATGGGGCCGCGCTCCCCCGACGAGCCAATCAGCACTGAGGAATCTAGAGCAGGAAATGGGAAAGGCTCAGAAGGAGTGGGGCTGAAGAGGTCCTCCTCTCTCCCGACCTCCAGGGGGCCGGGCCTCAAGGGACCCAGCAAAAATGCTTTACAGAAGAAGAATAAGCCTCAGCTCCTTCCTCGTCCTGTAGTCGTccccaccaccagcagcaccaccaacACTGTCCCCAGTGTCCCGAGCACCGTGCAACAG AACACCAGTGTCGCTTCCCCCACTAGTCGGATGCCCGTCCCTTTATCCGCGAAGTCCAGACAGTCACCGGGTACAACCGACAaggcaggaaaacaacaaaaactgcagGACGCTCAAAGGCAGTTTCGACAG GCTAACGGAAGTGCTAAAAGAGTGGGAGGGGATCATAAAACAACTTCCCCAACTTTACCCACCTCTAAAATCCCTGCTTTTTATCCTAGCTCTGCTAAAGGCAGCTCCCAGTCTGCACAAAACTCAGATGCTACTAATCCCATTaacccttcttcttcctcctcctctgccacaaagtcctccaccctgtcctctcatGCTCCCCGTtccggttcctcctcctcctcctcctcctcctcctcctcccacatcCCCTCCCTGTCTAACGGATCCCTCAAACTCCCCACACCCTCACAGCACACAGGTAAAGCTCTTTCGTTCTCCTCGCAGACTCAGAATGGTCGAgtgcactcctcctcctcctcctcttcattctcctcctcatcctcctcctcctccccctcccctctgtcGCCCACACCTTTGGGCCAAGGTGGAAAGAGCATCCGCACCATACACACCCCCAGCTTCACCAGCTACAGGTCCCACAACGGCAGCAGCGGCAAATCCTGCATCCCAACAGCCACAGCAGCTAAGGACAGTACCTAG
- the kiaa1217 gene encoding sickle tail protein homolog isoform X2 — MSRSPKHGPSPHPSVGDQIDHLSLASLESLDAMSECDAPTGFTRGSRVRASLPVVRSTNQTKDRSLGVLYLQYGDETKQIRMPNEITSIDTIRALFVSAFPQQLTMKMLESPSVAVYVKDDMRNMYYELADVRNITDHSCLKVYHKDPAQAFSHGPRPANGDARMHNEMAHAVRDGQHPLRHPPMGPPPHHPMQGVLPPSPHSMPPSPSRIPFGPRQGPVPGSATMPRERLASANPPPRSISPCPSAILERRDVKPDEDMGGKSHSLSRGNEGLYADPYLLQEGRMGMAAAHGPHPGPGLDGPDHGLGGFHRASIRSTSSYSGPSPTDTIDHPSLYRQKSRNSQLPTLGSKTPPPSPHRMTEVRMIDLHGGPPHGVPPHGVPPHGVPPHGVPMERSSPVRQSFRKEEVAGTKPRNNMGSPVVPDLQGHVQGPIPAAGDHQTRERMKAMEQQIASLTGLVQHALLKGPNTSGAKEPPSERPPKTSSPAHSTHSSGGSPVLAPKNTAAPTEKSSVPLKVNLLQFRKNVSDLRMQLHQMRQLQLQNQEALRVQLKRAEQEISIKLAESVRRLEDPAQKQRHLVEEDRHKYLGLEECVLTQLGELEQYVGALQNDSAATHRAVTLKDVEEGAVTLRKVGESLAGLKGEFPALQTRMRAVLRVEVEAVKFLKEEPHKLDSMLKRVKSLTDTLSSLRRSATELSQKGVDPSINASLESSSAAAGGETHAETPSAPIQPGSASASAPPEPQSSTIRSEVMPSSPVVIHHVQSAPVHMQQSQQSAALTAQPSPPLTPSPTQVSSPNVSKSQGRESPKGAASNPQSPTRLKKTQGNSVNNGNGTASQGLVIEELQNSQDKSKNRAMSIEAAEKEWEERRQNMGQYDGKEFEKYLQEAQANLMKGIPNLEVEENAAPPPDTVVQQQEVHNPGDTPSVEPQSPSEKQAKKVPEKLPKPVMEKPAKPAADKPPKTANKPAASDSLVRQGSDKARKSPPPPPPPRKTYPSSGMTTTRSGEVVFTSRKDSVSAQEGEEEPQPPSPQPKTTKVTPEVKAKPATPPPVTASVTREEEDEGDKIMAELQVFQKCTVKDVGLKNLVEPATRIEPQIRELRSGALLPLKEKKQSSEPIREDKQPDTDENGNTTVRQSQGVIYYVTGKIPQPPSSETVETPEHREPPQPQTQVSNVNANDDSSSQEQQQQQQQQQKQLPPSPPPKSPVTPPPISPKPVGLNGFKLPKKQVKRSESLKTGAELQKGKVLNIVNTEKKSKITQEQLTSGKNIPPDSVVTVTTTAAKEAPKKLKKTSQQNTEPQRANSEDSDDGAGLSPDLPGDEAPPPPDNVAFMITNTKVQPLSCGEYQELVNAKKGSVQTVTVGNAATRGNTAADATGPQDNGFNKKPVIIIFDEPMDIRSAYKRLSTIFECEEELDRMLSEERIDEESEESDTEQRGGLHLKAEGGEAVDGSKGSGSQGTLSLSSSSMSDNGGHEESNSDAKQDGKKKFKFKFPKKQLAALTQAIRTGTKSGKKTLQVVVYEDEEESDGTIKQHKEAKRFEIARSKSLAEAPRGAGSAAMKRQNSEAVCRTDEIRKNTYKTLDSLEQTIKQLETTITEMGPRSPDEPISTEESRAGNGKGSEGVGLKRSSSLPTSRGPGLKGPSKNALQKKNKPQLLPRPVVVPTTSSTTNTVPSVPSTVQQNTSVASPTSRMPVPLSAKSRQSPGTTDKAGKQQKLQDAQRQFRQANGSAKRVGGDHKTTSPTLPTSKIPAFYPSSAKGSSQSAQNSDATNPINPSSSSSSATKSSTLSSHAPRSGSSSSSSSSSSSHIPSLSNGSLKLPTPSQHTGKALSFSSQTQNGRVHSSSSSSSFSSSSSSSSPSPLSPTPLGQGGKSIRTIHTPSFTSYRSHNGSSGKSCIPTATAAKDST; from the exons GAACATCACGGACCACTCCTGCCTGAAGGTGTACCACAAAGACCCTGCACAGGCGTTCAGCCACGGACCGCGACCCGCCAATGGCGACGCCAGG aTGCACAACGAAATGGCACATGCTGTCCGAGATGGCCAGCACCCTCTCAGACATCCCCCCATGGGTCCGCCGCCGCACCACCCCATGCAGGGAGTGCTTCCCCCAAGTCCGCACTCCATGCCCCCTTCCCCCTCCAGAATACCGTTTGGGCCGCGGCAGGGGCCCGTACCTGGGAGCGCCACCATGCCAAGGGAACGGCTGGCCAGCGCCAACCCCCCACCTCGCTCCATCTCGCCCTGTCCCAGCGCCATCTTGGAGCGGAGGGACGTCAAGCCAGACGAAGACATGGGCGGAAAGAGCCACAGTCTGTCACGGGGAAACGAAGGGTTGTATGCTGATCCCTACCTCCTACAGGAGGGGCGAATGGGCATGGCTGCGGCTCACGGACCACATCCCGGCCCTGGGCTCGACGGTCCAGATCATGGCCTTGGTGGATTTCATCGTGCGTCCATACGCTCTACCAGCTCGTACAGTGGTCCCAGCCCCACTGACACTATCGATCACCCTTCACTGTACCGACAGAAGTCTCGAAACAGCCAGCTGCCCACGTTGGGCTCCAAAACTCCTCCCCCGTCCCCTCACAGGATGACTGAGGTACGGATGATTGACCTCCATGGCGGGCCTCCCCATGGCGTGCCTCCCCATGGCGTGCCTCCCCATGGCGTGCCACCTCATGGCGTCCCCATGGAGAGAAGCTCGCCTGTGCGCCAGTCATTCAGGAAAGAGGAAGTAGCGGGGACTAAGCCCAGAAACAACATGGGATCACCGGTCGTTCCAGACCTCCAGGGTCACGTCCAGGGGCCCATCCCAGCTGCTGGTGACCATCAGACGCG AGAGCGAATGAAGGCTATGGAGCAACAGATTGCCAGCTTGACTGGTCTTGTTCAGCATGCACTTTTAAAGGGCCCAAACACTAGTGGCGCCAAGGAGCCTCCAAG CGAGAGACCGCCGAAGACATCATCTCCAGCTCACAGCACACACAGCTCAG GTGGTTCTCCGGTCTTGGCTCCCAAGAATACTGCAGCCCCAACAGAGAAGAGCTCAGTTCCTCTGAAAGTCAACCTCCTGCAGTTCAGGAAGAATGTTTCTGACCTCAGGATGCAACTCCATCAGATGAGACAGCTGCAG CTCCAGAACCAGGAGGCATTACGGGTGCAGCTGAAGCGAGCGGAGCAGGAAATCAGTATTAAACTTGCAGAGTCTGTGCGTCGTCTGGAGGACCCTGCGCAGAAGCAGAGACATTTGGTTGAGGAGGACAGGCACAAGTACCTGGGTCTGGAAGAGTGTGTCCTCACACAACTTGG TGAGTTGGAGCAGTACGTGGGCGCTCTGCAGAACGACTCCGCAGCCACACATCGAGCGGTCACCCTCAAGGATGTGGAAGAGGGAGCGGTAACTCTGAGGAAGGTGGGAGAATCTCTGGCAGGGCTCAAAG GAGAGTTTCCGGCCCTGCAGACCAGAATGAGGGCTGTGCTCAGGGTGGAAGTGGAGGCCGTCAAGTTTTTGAAGGAGGAGCCTCATAAACTGGACAGCATGCTGAAAAGGGTCAAAAGCCTGACTGACACGCTCAGCAGTCTGAGAAG AAGTGCAACAGAGCTCTCTCAGAAAGGCGTTGATCCTTCCATAAATGCCTCCCTGGAAAGCAGCtccgctgcagcaggaggagagacacATGCAGAGACTCCCTCAGCGCCCATCCAGCCCGGCTCGGCCTCGGCCTCGGCTCCGCCGGAGCCTCAGAGCTCCACCATCAGGTCCGAGGTGATGCCTTCCTCCCCAGTGGTCATCCATCATGTCCAGAGCGCCCCGGTCCACATGCAGCAGTCCCAGCAGTCCGCGGCCTTAACAGCTCAGCCGAGTCCCCCGCTCACCCCCAGCCCCACTCAGGTCTCCAGTCCCAACGTGAGCAAGAGCCAAGGCCGGGAGTCTCCGAAAGGGGCCGCCTCTAATCCACAGAGTCCCACCCGACTTAAGAAGACTCAGGGGAACTCGGTGAATAATGGGAACGGCACTGCCAGCCAGGGCCTCGTCATAGAGGAGCTCCAGAACAGTCAGGACAAGAGCAAAAACAGAGCTATGTCCATCGAG GCAGCAGAGAAGGAGTGGGAAGAGAGGAGACAAAACATGGGCCAATATGACGGAAAAGAGTTTGAGAAGTATCTCCAGGAGGCCCAAGCTAATTTGATGAAGGGAATTCCAAACCTAGAGGTGGAGGAAAATGCAGCACCACCTCCTGACACTGTTGTacaacaacaggaagtccacaacCCTGGCGACACACCATCTG TGGAGCCCCAGTCACCCTCCGAGAAACAAGCCAAGAAAGTTCCAGAGAAACTCCCGAAGCCTGTGATGGAGAAACCTGCCAAGCCAGCAGCGGACAAACCCCCCAAAACTGCCAACAAGCCAGCAGCCTCTGACAGTTTGGTCAGGCAGGGGTCAGATAAGGCCAGAAAGTCCCCaccacctccgcctcctccgaggaAAACCTACCCCAGCTCAGGCATGACCACAACGCGGTCCGGTGAGGTGGTGTTTACCAGCAGGAAGGACTCCGTCTCGGCTCAG GAGGGTGAAGAGGAGCCCCAGCCTCCCTCCCCTCAGCCCAAGACCACGAAGGTCACACCGGAGGTCAAGGCGAAGCCCGCCACTCCTCCGCCTGTCACTGCCTCGGtcaccagagaagaagaggatgaaggCGACAAGATCATGGCAGAGCTCCAG GTATTCCAGAAGTGCACAGTTAAGGATGTAGGGCTGAAAAATTTGGTAGAGCCCGCCACTCGAATTGAACCACAAATCAGAGAGCTAAGATCAGGGGCTCTATTGCCTCTCAAAGAGAAAAAG CAGAGCTCAGAGCCCATTCGAGAGGATAAACAGCCCGACACTGATGAAAATGGGAACACTACTGTACGACAGAGCCAAGGG GTCATTTACTACGTGACTGGCAAGATCCCCCAACCTCCCTCATCAGAAACTGTGGAGACCCCCGAGCACAGAGAGCCCCCACAGCCTCAAACACAGGTGTCAAATGTCAATGCTAATGACGATTCTTCAAgccaggaacagcagcagcagcagcagcagcagcaaaagcAGCTGCCTCCGTCTCCACCGCCCAAATCACCAGTTACACCTCCGCCAATATCGCCTAAACCTGTGGGACTCAATGGATTCAAACTTCCCAAGAAGCAAGTGAAACGCTCTGAATCCTTGAAGACCGGCGCAGAACTGCAAAAAGGAAAAGTCCTCAACATAgtaaacactgaaaagaaaagtaaaatcaCACAAGAGCAGCTCACTTCTGGTAAGAATATTCCACCTGATTCAGTGGTGACTGTGACAACCACTGCCGCAAAAGAAGCAcctaaaaagctgaaaaagacttctcaacaaaacactgagccACAAAGAGCTAACTCCGAGGACAGTGACGACGGGGCTGGTCTTAGTCCCGATTTACCCGGAGATGAAGCCCCTCCACCACCAGACAATGTTGCTTTTATGATCACTAACACCAAGGTTCAGCCTCTGTCTTGTGGCGAGTACCAAGAACTGGTCAATGCCAAGAAAGGAAGCGTCCAGACGGTTACCGTCGGCAACGCAGCAACCCGGGGAAACACCGCCGCCGATGCCACAGGGCCGCAGGATAATGGCTTCAACAAGAAGCCCGTCATCATCATCTTTGACGAGCCGATGGATATCCGCTCAGCTTACAAGCGACTGTCCACCATTTTTGAGtgcgaggaggagctggacaggatGCTTTCAGAAGAGCGCATCgacgaggagagcgaggagtCCGACACGGAGCAGAGGGGTGGGCTCCATCTGAAAGCTGAAGGCGGCGAGGCAGTCGATGGCAGCAAAGGTAGCGGCTCGCAAGGAACTTTATCCTTGTCATCGTCTTCGATGTCTGACAACGGAGGACACGAGGAGTCAAATAGCGACGCCAAGCAGGACGGGAAgaaaaagttcaaatttaaGTTTCCCAAAAAACAGCTGGCGGCGCTGACACAGGCAATCCGCACCGGCACCAAGTCTGGAAAGAAGACTCTACAGGTTGTCGTGTACGAAGACGAGGAGGAATCTGATGGTACAATCAAGCAGCACAAAGAAGCAAAAAGATTTGAGATTGCACGTTCAAAATCTTTGGCGGAGGCCCCCAGAGGTGCTGGCAGCGCCGCAATGAAAAGACAGAATTCTGAGGCGGTCTGCAGAACGGATGAGATTCGTAAAAATACCTACAAGACACTGGATAGCCTGGAGCAGACCATTAAGCAGCTGGAGACGACTATTACCGAGATGGGGCCGCGCTCCCCCGACGAGCCAATCAGCACTGAGGAATCTAGAGCAGGAAATGGGAAAGGCTCAGAAGGAGTGGGGCTGAAGAGGTCCTCCTCTCTCCCGACCTCCAGGGGGCCGGGCCTCAAGGGACCCAGCAAAAATGCTTTACAGAAGAAGAATAAGCCTCAGCTCCTTCCTCGTCCTGTAGTCGTccccaccaccagcagcaccaccaacACTGTCCCCAGTGTCCCGAGCACCGTGCAACAG AACACCAGTGTCGCTTCCCCCACTAGTCGGATGCCCGTCCCTTTATCCGCGAAGTCCAGACAGTCACCGGGTACAACCGACAaggcaggaaaacaacaaaaactgcagGACGCTCAAAGGCAGTTTCGACAG GCTAACGGAAGTGCTAAAAGAGTGGGAGGGGATCATAAAACAACTTCCCCAACTTTACCCACCTCTAAAATCCCTGCTTTTTATCCTAGCTCTGCTAAAGGCAGCTCCCAGTCTGCACAAAACTCAGATGCTACTAATCCCATTaacccttcttcttcctcctcctctgccacaaagtcctccaccctgtcctctcatGCTCCCCGTtccggttcctcctcctcctcctcctcctcctcctcctcccacatcCCCTCCCTGTCTAACGGATCCCTCAAACTCCCCACACCCTCACAGCACACAGGTAAAGCTCTTTCGTTCTCCTCGCAGACTCAGAATGGTCGAgtgcactcctcctcctcctcctcttcattctcctcctcatcctcctcctcctccccctcccctctgtcGCCCACACCTTTGGGCCAAGGTGGAAAGAGCATCCGCACCATACACACCCCCAGCTTCACCAGCTACAGGTCCCACAACGGCAGCAGCGGCAAATCCTGCATCCCAACAGCCACAGCAGCTAAGGACAGTACCTAG